DNA sequence from the Nicotiana tomentosiformis chromosome 3, ASM39032v3, whole genome shotgun sequence genome:
cttctccctagtcataagcaaccgcagctgATACGCGAGGCCATCAATGAgcctcttaatcctctccctatcagtgggaaccaaccaaactgcgtgacgatccaactcaaaaaacctcatctcgtactgggtcacagacatgccatccggctgaagttgctcaaactgtctgcgcagctcctccctatgAGACtgcggcatgaacttctccaaagagagaacagagaactcctgccatgtaagtggtactgcaccgaccggactgcgcctctcataagcctcccaccatctgaaggcagcccagaaatctgaaaagtagtgaatgagaccccactagtatCTAAAATACCCATTGTCTTAAGCATccactggcacttatccagaaaaccttgagcatcctctgactcagaaccgctaaatgatggaggtcgaagcctcccaaatctcccGAGTCTCCTATGCTTATCATCAGCCATAACAGGGACTACTAGGgactgagcagctgcaaccggctgggctggtagtgcccccgatatctgaatcccctgcactacctgctctggagtacgggtaacagaggtatgagtacctcccccggcccgagaagtggctggtgcggcctgagctgaaaccacctgagcaaggccagtgcaaatagTCAATATTTGTGCTAGAGCCCCctgaaggcctgaaatcacaataggcacagttggtgcctgagaTGGACCCgctggctcaactatatctggaatctgctcctgagctggagcaactggtggtgctacaagtGCTTCTctaactgttgtacgagctatACCTTAACCTCTACCTTGGCCCCGGCCTCTTGTGGCCCttactggtggcactggtggctgaccatccgatctggtagtacgtatcctcaacatctgtgagagaataaaataacataaatttagtttctagaatcaacaaatgcgcacgatagaatacaagaaagtgaaattttcctaagggttcagtagcctctcgaagataagtacagacgtctctgtaccgatccgcaagactctactaaacctgctcatgactcgtgagacctatgtaacctaggctctgataccaacttgtcaagacccaaaatccgcatgtcgtgatgacacctatctcaatactaggcaagacgacaatctcaataaaccataatttctcttaagtttgaaaacataatatttaaattcaggtGAAAAATTTCACAAATACAGAtgtaaatacactcccaaaatccggtgtcactgatacatgagcatctaaatgataacaaagtctgactgataaaaacactatctgaaaatatagaatagtataataactgaaaggaagagagtcaaggtcagcggacgtcaagtagctaccttgatagtctccaactgataacactctgagaACTAACAGTCGCAGTCttcggaagcacctggatctgcacacgaggtgcagggtgtagtatgagtacaattaacttagcaagtaacaatactaaataaagaactgaaagtagtgacgagcttcacaggtgagtccaattacagtaatttccaacataataaggtaggcatgctttcaagttcaacatttaaggccaaaacagtattttcatgtcaagttcaactgaaacatagataatatctctcagaaattcacaaaacagtgatatatgacaactgaagtacaacaataatgaaatcaatgcatcctctcagagcaaaagtcactcagtcctcccattcgctcagcactcggcactcgcactcagtaggtacctgcgctcactgggggtgtgtacagactccggaggggctctttcagtccaagcgctataatccgcacggacaactcacgtgctatagtataatatatggatctgcacggacaactcacgtgctatagtataatatctagatccgcacagacaactcgcgtgctgcacggacaacttacgtgctatagtatcaatatctcacaatcaggccctctgcctcacttagtcataaatctctccagtctctcggtctctcaataatcatgaacatcagccccaacagaaattttataatgcatcaataaggaacaatagagactcagataaaataaacaagtaaactgtgactgagtacaaaaaattaatttagcacataattcaacatgtacacgacctttgtggttCCTTACAGTTCCAACACGTAATCTAAACATGACTTCTAACATggtttgtggttcaatttctctactatatggagaatgtacagataacaacagattattcaactacacagtcccatggaatttgaccaagtcacaattcctacggtgcacgcccacacgcccgtcacctagcatatgagtcacctcaaaaccgatcacataacacataatccggagTTTCATGCCCTCATaactaaatttagaactgttacttacctcaaaccgtgtaattctttattctgctatgccttttcctcgcgaatcagcctgcgaacgcctcgaatctaataacaattaatttgattcagtcaatacaaattatagaaattaatttcatataaaatactaatttttccaacaaaatcgaaaatttcactcaaaaatcgccagtggggcccacgtctcggaattcgacGAAACTCAAAAAAATTcgataacacattcaattacgagtccaaccatactagttccactcaattccgactctgaGTCGACATTTAAATCCCAAAACTTTGTtgtatgaaatttctacaattttttccaaatttccatctcaaaatactaattaaatgatgaaaataatgatatattcatgtatattaaccaaatccgagttagaatcacttacgccgataaatttcttaaaaattccataaaatatcgccacaaaccgacaCTACATGGAAAAGGTCTATTACCGACCAACCTTTTGCGGCTGGTTGAAAATCTGGTCCCTAAAAGCATACTTATATGGACGTGATTTTCTGCTAGTCCCTAATTCTCGATTTTATTTCTTAAATAGCGAAGGGAGTAAATGTGGTCTGCAAAAAAATCAATAACTGGTTCCTACTGCTCCAAATTGAGCGCGGGTGAGCATCACTTAAACTATTTCTTAAAAAGAATTACGtacataaataaattaaaaagaaactAAAGTAATTACATAAAAACACCTCAAACCTAACTCCGTGTCAAAAAACATAATTTCAATGGTACTCGTCCTAGCTTCTCCACAAATCTCTGGTGCCGCAGTCCCCTTTCCCTTAGGCAACCGAGCGAAAATAAGGGATTCTCAGACTCAAGAAAGATCTCAAAGTTGCTGAAGGtaattttcttaatttttcttGTCTCTTTAATTTTTTGTTTATGCGTGGATTTAGAGCTATGTAAGAACACTGTCAATGTTTTCTAATTTCTCTACCCGGTGACTTTTTTGCTAATACAAATTCAAAATTTCCCTTTCATTTAGTGATGTTCCCTCTCGTTTTACTATTCTTTTGTTTTTACAAGTGGGTATAACCGTATGAGTTGTAGAGCtaattttttataatataatattctAAATTAAAGTTATCTGTGAGTTTACAATCTCGATTTTTGTATGTTCTCCAAATGTTATGGGGTTTTATTTTGTAGGGCGTGCTAAATAGTTTGTTTGAGGCGTAGATGATGTTGCAGTAGGGTAAAAAGCAGCAAGACAATTGTCTTCGAAGGCGTGAACAGTGAACACACAGCAGTAGGAAAAGAGAGCAAGGGTAGATGTTTCAAAATCAAGGAGCTTCTTCAAAAAGTTGTA
Encoded proteins:
- the LOC138907587 gene encoding uncharacterized protein, whose amino-acid sequence is MADDKHRRLGRFGRLRPPSFSGSESEDAQGFLDKCQWMLKTMDFWAAFRWWEAYERRSPVGAVPLTWQEFSVLSLEKFMPQSHREELRRQFEQLQPDGMSVTQYEMRFFELDRHAVWLVPTDRERIKRLIDGLAYQLRLLMTREKVSSATFDEMFDITRQIKVVHSQERGEREAKRPRGSGGFGGIPSGWKSYHNRGRPYRPTQMTRPAHRGASASHGSYNAHSGQSSFSALPAQSSHHASCAQASIGNSPGHQEHQFHHRTGYFECRDFGHIKRDCLRLLSGAP